A single genomic interval of Nitratidesulfovibrio sp. SRB-5 harbors:
- the tmcD gene encoding electron transfer complex subunit TmcD yields the protein MSTPTATPQAAHGQPEAPPAAHAATGLPQPGPGQWEPGRRVIAPSLAPLPGHQWQEEPLMSHDGMHVAAVVRQEDDSFTMRVDDGVWDAGFDKVWSPRFLPDGRLVAIVQQDGEWTVAVDGEPWPETYGFIWSLLHGPAGRVIAAVQQDMRYGMIMDGEPWETLYENANNFAISPDGRRTAAVVQTVPLGQADIETFVRGVYSVAVDGEAWGHNFMNVWTPVFDNRNDRVAAQVRLTHAEYSVAVNGTLWPATFPCVWEPCFDPATGAVAAPVRKDGRWGMALDGTLLWEARFFQCWSPAWSPDGRHLWAIVAPRYGSFTVARDAAPWPFTAPVITDLVLSPDGTRAAALASNDNAAWQVVVDGVPWPGKWDMAWRPVFSPCGRHVAVRVREAGRETVLLDGRPWRDGFTTAWNPVFGPADSGCPPGTVLLRGIRGGACERWVATPEDFRA from the coding sequence ATGTCCACACCCACCGCAACCCCGCAAGCGGCCCACGGCCAGCCGGAAGCGCCGCCCGCCGCGCACGCCGCAACGGGGCTTCCGCAGCCCGGCCCCGGCCAGTGGGAGCCGGGCAGGCGGGTCATCGCGCCGTCCCTCGCGCCGCTGCCCGGCCACCAATGGCAGGAAGAACCGCTCATGTCGCACGACGGCATGCACGTGGCCGCCGTGGTCCGGCAAGAGGACGACAGTTTCACCATGCGGGTGGACGACGGAGTCTGGGACGCGGGATTCGACAAGGTGTGGTCGCCGCGCTTCCTGCCCGACGGGCGGCTGGTCGCCATCGTCCAGCAGGACGGGGAATGGACCGTGGCCGTGGACGGCGAACCGTGGCCGGAAACCTACGGGTTCATCTGGTCGCTGCTGCACGGCCCCGCCGGAAGGGTGATTGCCGCCGTGCAGCAGGACATGCGCTACGGCATGATCATGGACGGCGAGCCCTGGGAAACGCTGTACGAAAACGCCAACAATTTCGCCATCAGCCCCGATGGTCGCCGCACCGCCGCCGTGGTGCAGACCGTGCCGCTGGGCCAGGCCGACATAGAGACCTTCGTGCGGGGCGTGTACAGCGTGGCCGTGGATGGTGAGGCATGGGGCCACAACTTCATGAACGTGTGGACCCCGGTGTTCGACAACCGCAACGACCGGGTGGCCGCGCAGGTGCGCCTTACCCATGCCGAATACTCCGTGGCCGTCAACGGCACGTTGTGGCCCGCCACCTTCCCCTGCGTGTGGGAGCCGTGCTTCGACCCGGCCACCGGCGCGGTGGCCGCCCCGGTGCGCAAGGATGGCCGATGGGGCATGGCCCTGGACGGCACCCTGCTGTGGGAGGCGCGCTTCTTCCAGTGCTGGTCGCCCGCCTGGAGCCCCGACGGGCGGCACCTGTGGGCCATCGTGGCCCCCCGGTACGGCAGCTTCACCGTGGCCCGCGATGCTGCGCCCTGGCCGTTCACCGCGCCGGTGATCACCGACCTTGTCCTGTCGCCCGACGGCACCCGCGCCGCGGCCCTGGCCAGCAACGACAACGCCGCCTGGCAGGTGGTGGTGGACGGAGTGCCCTGGCCCGGCAAGTGGGACATGGCCTGGCGGCCCGTGTTCAGCCCTTGCGGTCGGCACGTGGCGGTGCGGGTGCGTGAAGCGGGCCGTGAAACGGTGCTGCTGGATGGCCGCCCGTGGCGCGATGGCTTCACCACGGCGTGGAACCCGGTGTTCGGCCCTGCCGATTCCGGCTGTCCGCCCGGCACCGTGCTGTTGCGGGGCATCCGGGGCGGGGCGTGCGAACGGTGGGTGGCCACCCCAGAAGACTTCAGGGCCTGA
- a CDS encoding outer membrane homotrimeric porin: MKRLITLLLGAALLCGAVSPASAATIEAKGEWAFDFSWTDGMNYRSASDGGDSEDDFAAHQRLRTQIDIIASESLRGVVFLEMGTTTWGQEDGALGSDGRSVKVRRSYIDWTVPNTELKVRMGLQGMDLPGATFGANPVLSDEDVAALVLSHAITENVGLTAFWARPYDNNSGNSAADGNDFDEVDLFGLTAPVTLDGVSVTPYVMYASVGKNVDGTDTESWETFQDGMQSLGERTGMTGDDTTIHNAWWGGVALEVSLFDPFALKMDFTYGSKDADEDYATREGWLVSGMVEYKTESATPGVFAWYGSGEDDDLDNGSERMPSVSPNAWAPTSFGFPGSAFNQDSQFALNGAGLWGIGVQVADISFVENLSHLVRVAYMRGTNDSELVKDTAGLAGELAPAQGGVFLTDKDSAWEVNFDHTYRIYENLTFILEMGYIRLDLDEDVWGADGKDLNAAKKLTFNLVYEF; the protein is encoded by the coding sequence ATGAAACGTTTGATCACGCTGCTGTTGGGCGCGGCGCTGCTGTGCGGCGCGGTGTCTCCGGCAAGCGCCGCCACCATCGAGGCCAAGGGCGAATGGGCCTTCGACTTCTCGTGGACCGATGGCATGAATTACCGTTCCGCCAGCGACGGCGGCGACAGCGAAGACGATTTCGCGGCCCACCAGCGGCTGCGCACCCAGATCGACATCATCGCCAGCGAATCGCTGCGCGGCGTGGTGTTTCTGGAAATGGGCACCACCACATGGGGCCAGGAAGACGGCGCGCTGGGTTCCGACGGCAGGTCGGTGAAGGTGCGCCGGTCGTACATCGACTGGACCGTGCCCAATACCGAACTGAAGGTCCGCATGGGCCTGCAGGGCATGGATCTGCCCGGTGCCACCTTTGGCGCCAACCCGGTGCTGAGCGATGAAGACGTGGCCGCCCTGGTGCTGAGCCATGCCATCACCGAAAACGTGGGCCTCACCGCCTTCTGGGCGCGTCCCTATGACAACAATTCCGGCAACTCCGCCGCCGACGGCAACGACTTCGACGAAGTGGACCTGTTCGGCCTGACCGCGCCGGTGACCCTGGACGGCGTCAGCGTGACCCCGTACGTCATGTACGCCTCCGTGGGCAAGAACGTGGACGGCACCGACACCGAATCGTGGGAAACCTTCCAGGATGGCATGCAGAGCCTGGGTGAACGCACCGGCATGACCGGCGATGACACCACCATCCACAATGCGTGGTGGGGCGGCGTGGCCCTGGAGGTGTCGCTGTTCGATCCCTTTGCCCTGAAGATGGACTTCACCTACGGCAGCAAGGACGCCGACGAAGACTACGCCACCCGCGAAGGCTGGCTGGTTTCGGGCATGGTCGAGTACAAGACGGAATCCGCCACCCCCGGCGTGTTCGCCTGGTACGGCAGCGGTGAAGACGACGACCTCGACAACGGCTCCGAGCGCATGCCTTCGGTGTCGCCCAACGCATGGGCGCCCACCAGCTTCGGCTTCCCCGGCTCCGCCTTCAACCAGGACAGCCAGTTCGCCCTCAATGGCGCGGGCCTGTGGGGCATCGGCGTGCAGGTGGCGGACATCTCGTTCGTCGAAAACCTCTCGCACCTCGTCCGCGTGGCCTACATGCGCGGCACCAACGATTCCGAACTGGTGAAGGATACCGCCGGGCTGGCTGGCGAACTGGCCCCGGCACAGGGCGGCGTGTTCCTGACCGACAAGGACAGCGCCTGGGAAGTGAACTTCGACCACACCTACCGGATCTACGAAAACCTCACCTTCATCCTTGAAATGGGCTACATCCGCCTGGATCTGGACGAAGATGTCTGGGGTGCCGACGGCAAGGACCTGAACGCCGCCAAGAAGCTGACCTTCAATCTGGTGTACGAGTTCTAG
- a CDS encoding GlxA family transcriptional regulator: protein MPQSARHIVFALYPGFVGLDLAGPLDVFSCAARLAERQGRPAPYRCHFVARALGPVVSSSGLSVLADTTPDAFDAAVAGPGSPAPHTLVVPGGVTPGREGDDPELRAMVAGLAARARRVVSVCTGALLLAACGLLDGRRATTHWQACARLAAAYPAVRVEPDAIFVRDGGVVTSAGVTAGIDLALHLVEEDLGPATAMEVARLLVVYRRRVGNQSQFSAPLRAQARAGARFGPLHVWMEARLGEDLGVERLAGQAHMSPRHFARVFPQETGMSPARYVEQLRLDRARELLESGESHMQTVAIAAGFGSEERLRRAFQRRMGVTPSQYLEHFSG, encoded by the coding sequence ATGCCGCAGTCCGCACGCCATATCGTGTTCGCTCTCTACCCCGGTTTCGTGGGGCTGGACCTTGCCGGTCCACTCGACGTGTTTTCCTGCGCGGCTCGGCTGGCCGAGCGGCAGGGCCGCCCAGCGCCGTACCGTTGCCATTTCGTGGCGCGTGCGCTGGGGCCGGTGGTTTCGTCGTCGGGGCTTTCCGTGCTGGCTGACACCACGCCCGATGCCTTTGACGCAGCCGTTGCCGGTCCGGGTTCCCCCGCTCCGCACACCCTGGTGGTGCCCGGCGGCGTGACGCCGGGGCGGGAAGGGGACGACCCGGAACTGCGCGCCATGGTGGCCGGGCTGGCCGCGCGGGCGCGCCGGGTGGTTTCCGTCTGCACCGGCGCCTTGCTGCTGGCCGCCTGCGGTCTGCTGGATGGTCGGCGGGCCACCACCCACTGGCAGGCCTGCGCCCGGCTGGCCGCCGCCTATCCGGCGGTGCGGGTGGAGCCGGACGCCATCTTCGTGCGGGACGGCGGCGTGGTGACCAGCGCCGGGGTGACGGCGGGCATCGACCTGGCCCTGCATCTTGTGGAAGAGGACCTTGGCCCGGCCACGGCCATGGAGGTGGCCCGGCTGCTGGTGGTGTACCGGCGGCGGGTGGGCAACCAGAGCCAGTTCAGCGCGCCGCTGCGGGCACAGGCGCGGGCCGGGGCGCGATTCGGCCCGCTGCACGTCTGGATGGAGGCGCGCCTGGGCGAGGACCTTGGCGTGGAGCGTCTGGCCGGGCAGGCCCACATGAGTCCGCGCCACTTCGCGCGGGTGTTTCCGCAAGAGACGGGCATGAGCCCGGCGCGCTACGTGGAGCAGTTGCGGTTGGACAGGGCGCGCGAGCTGCTGGAATCGGGCGAATCGCACATGCAGACCGTGGCCATTGCCGCCGGATTCGGCAGCGAGGAGCGGCTGCGCAGGGCCTTTCAGCGGCGCATGGGGGTGACGCCCAGCCAGTATCTGGAGCATTTCAGCGGCTGA
- a CDS encoding DJ-1/PfpI family protein, producing MTTYGLYIYEQVAEQDFVGPQQVFAASRHISGGNDTIVTIAARPGPLRGASGLRMIPDHTFADAPPLDVLVLPGTADVTRHALSDPGLMEWVTAQAATARWVTAVCTGTLILHAAGLLRGRRATTHWAYAEELGRDPQLTLLPDMRYVRDGNIVTSQGVSAGIDMALWLVGQIHDPDHARAVRRLIQYDPAPPYTAEV from the coding sequence ATGACCACGTACGGCCTGTACATCTACGAACAGGTGGCGGAGCAGGATTTCGTCGGCCCGCAACAGGTGTTTGCCGCATCCCGGCACATTTCGGGCGGCAACGACACTATCGTGACCATCGCCGCGCGGCCCGGCCCGCTGCGGGGGGCCAGCGGCCTGCGCATGATCCCCGACCACACCTTTGCCGACGCGCCCCCGCTGGACGTGCTGGTGCTGCCCGGCACCGCCGATGTCACCCGTCACGCCCTGTCCGACCCCGGCCTGATGGAATGGGTGACGGCACAGGCCGCCACGGCGCGCTGGGTGACGGCAGTGTGCACCGGCACGCTGATCCTGCACGCGGCGGGCCTGCTGCGCGGGCGCAGGGCCACCACCCACTGGGCCTATGCAGAGGAACTGGGCCGCGACCCGCAACTGACCCTGCTGCCGGACATGCGCTACGTGCGCGACGGCAACATCGTCACCTCGCAGGGGGTGTCGGCGGGCATAGACATGGCCCTGTGGCTGGTGGGGCAGATTCATGACCCGGACCACGCCCGCGCCGTGCGCAGGCTGATCCAGTACGACCCGGCCCCGCCGTACACGGCGGAAGTGTAG
- a CDS encoding DUF721 domain-containing protein: MKTIGEALRGFLERRGAPERMRLVRLWENWDMVMGTDIAVLAYPLGHRKRILLVGAEDNMAMQDLTFLTPEILERVNAFMDDVSDGPYFERVEVHLLQRRTPLDEVRVERSAPPPRVPPRPDNLGGLLGAFDPESPVGRAYASYVRMFREIGDAAAKPGGAAGRNGTHRQGGLDRPNR, encoded by the coding sequence GTGAAGACCATCGGCGAGGCCCTGCGCGGCTTTCTGGAACGGCGCGGCGCACCGGAGCGGATGCGCCTCGTGCGCCTGTGGGAGAACTGGGACATGGTCATGGGCACGGACATCGCCGTGCTGGCCTACCCGCTGGGCCACCGCAAGCGCATCCTGCTGGTGGGGGCGGAGGACAACATGGCCATGCAGGACCTGACCTTCCTGACGCCGGAAATCCTGGAGCGGGTCAACGCCTTCATGGACGACGTGTCCGACGGGCCGTACTTCGAACGGGTGGAGGTGCACCTGCTGCAACGCCGCACCCCGCTGGACGAGGTGCGCGTGGAGCGCAGCGCGCCCCCGCCGCGCGTGCCCCCCAGGCCGGACAATCTGGGCGGGCTGCTGGGCGCCTTCGACCCGGAATCGCCCGTGGGCCGCGCCTATGCCAGCTACGTGCGCATGTTCCGCGAGATCGGGGATGCCGCCGCGAAGCCGGGCGGGGCCGCCGGGCGGAACGGAACCCACAGGCAGGGCGGACTTGACCGCCCCAACAGATAG